Genomic DNA from Hyperolius riggenbachi isolate aHypRig1 chromosome 10, aHypRig1.pri, whole genome shotgun sequence:
ACCACCCCCTCTTCGTTCGGCAATACGTTATTATTAAGTAttatatatagcgccgacatcttctgcagcgctgtacagagtataatgtcttgtcccttaactgttcctcagagaagttcacaatctaatccctgccatagccatttatctatgtatgtattgtgtagcgtATCTATTGTAGTCTAAGGTCCAATTTGAGGGAGAAGCCAGTTtaccttatccgtatgtttttgggatgtgggaggaaacccacgcagacacggggagaacatacaaactccttgcagatatggacctggctgggattcacccCGGgatcccagcgctgcaaggtgagagtgctaagtactaggccactgtgctgccctttactttctcacccagcagcacccagcgtgaccatacttccccacccggctactttttcatgccacccggctggaaaatattgCTGGGGAGAACACCGAGGAGTCAGCGGTTCCTTCCCCGGGGGTTCCTGAATGCTGCCTTGAAGCTAATGGCAGCTCCTTCTCTGCTGTTTGAGCCAGGACTATTTTGTAGAGGGGTGAGTGCCACGTCATCTGGGAGGAAATCCATCAGCTTCTGCAGCGGCGGCTCCCCCTTCTTCCTCCTTTTGGTGGTGTCCTGGTCTGTTACCATCTCCTCTGCTGATGTGGCCAATAATACTCTGGTTTTGGCAGTGCAGTGAGACGGTTTATTCAGTCTGAGGTATGGAGCATACTAGCTACCCATCCTTCCTGTAGGAGCGGTAGCCACACCCCAGCTTAGTACCCATGCTCATCTCATCATGTCTCTCAGATCAGGGGCAAGAGCAGTTTAAAGGCAACCTTAACCCTTTtgggaccggctgcctaccccCCTTCCGTAGGGACCAGGCATTTTCTTCTGGGGGGGGAGGcgggtttgtggggggggggggcaggcagccggatccctacaAGGGTTTGCTGGGCTGTGTATCCCTCCTGcctccagatgtcccccccccccccttcgccaacagcctttactcacctcccaggctccagcgatgagcagctgtggacacctccgctctcgctggcatccccgctcgtactgtATTGATGCtaagtgccgggtcccggcttgatgacgtcatcaagccacgacccggAACTTAGCGTCAATACAGTGGGGGTGTcgtcagagcggaggggagcgctgatCATCGGGGtaacggcaggaaggtgagtggatcctcttcctcccccccccccccccccccccactgctgcaGCTTTGTAAGTGAccactatgatccgccggcgatcatagtgatcaggtatgcgatggctcctgatcactgaggggagatgtcagctgtcatatgacagcttaatctcccctctttgGTACAAACGATCGCATCCGGACGGTTAGTTATTGTggacgttgaatctacgtccagtcagggtAGCAGCACCACcttctggacgtagattcaaactatgtcggtccccaaaaggttagctatgagggatatggatgtttccttttaaatattaccagttgcctggcaaccctggtaatctccttggctgcagtagtgtctgaatcacacacctgaaacaagcatgcagctaatcaagtctgacttcagtcagagcacctgatctgcatgcttgttgaggggctgtggctaaaagtattagagacacaggatcagcaggagagtcagacaactgataataatttaaaagcaaaaatccatatccttcatgAAAGAGTCCTCAAGATTCTGTGtaaaaatgtatccatgtgcgcaTTGCAATAAACTGAAGAGACAATAAAAAAAGAACACTTATggccaaaatatttcccacactcagtgcatcaaaagggcttctcactactgtgagttctctcatgtctgacaaggtttcctttatctctaaaacatttcccacactcagcacatggatatggcttcacaccagtgtgagatctctcatgtctgataaagTTTCCTttatctccaaaacatttcccacacgcaGCACAggaatagggtttctcaccagtgtgagatctctcatgtgtgacaaggtgcGATTTACacccaaaatatttcccacactcagaacatgcatAGGTCTTCCCGCTAGTGTGAAATCTCTCGTGTCTAACAAGCtctgatttctgaacaaaacatttgcCACACTCGGTACATGAATAGATCATCTCGTCAGTGTGAGATCTCATATGTGCATTAAGGTTTGATTTATtcccaaaatatttcccacacttagcacatgaatagggcttctctcccgTATGAGATCTTTCATGTATAACAACTGCTGCTTTAtagctaaaacatttcccacacttagcacatgaatagggcttctcaccagtgtgagatctcataTGTGTGACAAGGTTTGATTTATGCCCAaacaatttcccacactcagaacacgaatagggcttctctccagtgtgagatctcttgtgCGAAACAAGCTCCGTTTTCCTtgaaaaacctttcccacactcagcacatacatatggcttctcaccagtgtgagatctcttatgtgtaacaaggtttcctttatgtgcaaaacatttcccacactcagcacatgaatagggtttctctcCAGTGTGATATCTTTTGTGTGACTCAAGCTCTGATTTCtgcgcaaaacatttcccacactctgcacatgaataaggcttctctccagtatgaCATCTCTTGTGTGTGACAAGGCTTGCATTatggccaaaacatttcccacactcagcacatgaatagggcttctcaccagtgtgagatcgctcATGTTTTACAAGTTCTGATTTATGTAAAAAAcaattcccacactcagcacatgaatagagtTTCTCACCAGTATGTGCCCTTTCATGTCTAACAAGTTGTGATTTCCaaacaaagcatttcccacactcagcacatgaataaggcttctcaccagtgtgatatcgctcatgtctgacaagctgtgatttctgaacaaaacatttcccacaccaggaacaggaataagaccctccagcagggggaaagCTATGCTGGATATGAGGCTCCtctgggttagacaggtgagaggagtctgggggaatatttggggtcaccaggatatctgcaggagattcttgtccagtgacatcaccatccattgtacagtctgtggatacagagagacgagtctctgagaggttcctgatgccgggactccgccctgcaaatagagaaacatcatcacttcctgttagaggattctgaggggaggaacaactatcattagggagggtcagtgagctgctgagaatTCCAAGTTGAATAAAAAGCTTGTGCAGATTAGAAACTGGCTAAATTGTGTAGCTGCATAACTTAGCATATAATTAGCATAACATTTGCACCATCTCTGAGTTATtagcatgtcactgactatcactagttatcagcctgacagagaactgcagaaggttgtgctcattacaggcggccaatcacatgaCAATAACTTTGCCTTGCGTGCAaattttatgtagcttgaaattcATGCAATCAAATTCATTTCCTGACAAATGTATTGCATAGTGATTAGCTGTATATGATTACATTACATTTGCATATAATTCAGAGATATTAGCATTTTTATTGAGCATCCCTACATGTAAAGCATTGGCCACACACtgtagagcttgatgagacaatggaagcaatgtagacagcagaaaacaaagcaagcgctcaccaatatgggccgcatctgaatgactcaccacctcatatgcaccgcttaaatagctcaaatacacactcagcaatcagacagatgcaaaacatatgcaaaactaaatacttaccatgcaaaacaggatagcacaatgggtgctgctagcctggtagttacagaactgtggaaacaaaatataggtaaaaggctgcgcatctctgacccaatactgtacaattgaatggttaatcgctgtggcgcacaccgccccccctggactaaaatgtacgcccgcatccaaacaatgctatactggtctatggagaaattttagcttccatcatagttttgcatgcaaaaatatagatatactggacatctgcaccaacgttgaggtaaatctccaaggcagatgtcctaacactaaactaacctaaattaaaagcaaatgtctttgccctggcagcagctacgctaaaatgtgtaacttacattcaatacagacagcagaaaacaaagcaagcgctcaccaatatgggccgcatctgaatgactcatcacctcatatgcaccgcttaaatagctcaaatacacactcagcaatcagacagatgcaaaacatatgcaaaactaaatacttaccatgcaaaacaggatagcacaatgggatgcgcagccttttacctatattttgtttccacagttctgtaactaccaggctagcagcacccattgtgctatcctgttttgcatggtaagtatttagttttgcatatgttttgcatctgtctgattgctgagtgtgtatttgagctatttaagcggtgcatatgaggtgatgagtcattcagatgcggcccatattggtgagcgcttgctttgtttcctgctgtctgtattgaatgtaagttacacattttagcgtagctgctgccagggtaaagacatgtgcttttaacttaggtcagtttagtgttaggacatctgccttggagatttacctcaacgttggtgcagatgtccagtatatctatatttttgcatgcaaaactatgatggaagctaaaatttctccatagaccagtattgcattgtttggatgcgggcgtacattttagtccagggggggcggtgtgcgccacagcgattaaccattcaattgtacagtattgggtcagggatgcgcagccttttacctatattttgtaatggaagcaatgtgttactcctgtgacaacagacctata
This window encodes:
- the LOC137535374 gene encoding zinc finger and SCAN domain-containing protein 2-like, producing MEEAAASCTDHMITSLRMDEDQSHMTERIFNLTLEIIYLLTGESYSPVKSGDHVTIMVPAPHSLISEGHNKQKILDITRKMMELLTGEEWQYIEGHTDLYKDTMMENQLHLTSLDGPSNRNQTDRCTGPLYSRDCPQERRTIPHHYEGEKHASNVVKEEEENKYVRSDQQSIDDSDIMRTIKEEEEETYVRSDQQSMEKGDMIGTIKMEEEETCVRSDQQSMEGLIIRVIKEEETYVKSDQQSIEEGDRMRASKEEDIITGMSIGRSPGIRNLSETRLSVSTDCTMDGDVTGQESPADILVTPNIPPDSSHLSNPEEPHIQHSFPPAGGSYSCSWCGKCFVQKSQLVRHERYHTGEKPYSCAECGKCFVWKSQLVRHERAHTGEKLYSCAECGNCFLHKSELVKHERSHTGEKPYSCAECGKCFGHNASLVTHKRCHTGEKPYSCAECGKCFAQKSELESHKRYHTGEKPYSCAECGKCFAHKGNLVTHKRSHTGEKPYVCAECGKGFSRKTELVSHKRSHTGEKPYSCSECGKLFGHKSNLVTHMRSHTGEKPYSCAKCGKCFSYKAAVVIHERSHTGEKPYSCAKCGKYFGNKSNLNAHMRSHTDEMIYSCTECGKCFVQKSELVRHERFHTSGKTYACSECGKYFGCKSHLVTHERSHTGEKPYSCAACGKCFGDKGNFIRHERSHTGVKPYPCAECGKCFRDKGNLVRHERTHSSEKPF